In Cyanobium sp. AMD-g, one genomic interval encodes:
- a CDS encoding Hsp20/alpha crystallin family protein, which produces MAIIPSETLKDVEELFDRYTRTLPWPWAGGRASSAGALAEWNPRVDIVETDGAYEIQADIPGVRKEDLKVTIDQGVLTVQGERQQEKKEDSARMHRVERFYGQFSRSFTLPEDADTSGLQATAKDGQLTVTVPRKGPAPSAEPTQVPIQ; this is translated from the coding sequence ATGGCCATCATTCCCTCGGAAACCCTCAAGGACGTCGAAGAGCTCTTCGACCGCTACACCCGCACCCTGCCCTGGCCCTGGGCCGGCGGTCGCGCCAGCAGCGCCGGCGCCCTGGCCGAATGGAATCCCAGGGTCGACATCGTCGAAACCGATGGTGCCTATGAGATCCAGGCCGACATTCCCGGGGTCCGCAAGGAGGACCTCAAGGTGACCATCGACCAAGGTGTGCTCACCGTGCAGGGGGAACGGCAGCAGGAGAAAAAGGAGGACAGCGCCCGCATGCACCGGGTGGAGCGCTTCTACGGCCAGTTCTCCCGCAGTTTCACCCTGCCGGAGGACGCCGACACCAGCGGCCTCCAGGCCACGGCCAAGGACGGGCAGCTGACCGTGACGGTGCCCCGCAAGGGCCCGGCCCCCAGCGCCGAGCCGACCCAGGTGCCGATCCAGTGA
- the hypE gene encoding hydrogenase expression/formation protein HypE, with protein MAEPAPPATPRIQLAHGGGGTLMQQLIDAELRRLYADPDQVLHDAARLSLPNGRLAFTTDSYVVQPLEFEGGDIGTLAVTGTANDLAMAGARPLVLSLGLILEEGLELAVLRRIVASLGEAARRCGVSIVTGDTKVVERGKGDGAFLNTSGIGLLQVDEPIDPLAIAPGDQLLVSGDLGRHGVAILAARHGLDLQPPLATDCMPLWPAVEALLAAGVRLHCLRDLTRGGLASALQELAAPGGLELQVEEACLPVAEPVRRTCELLGFDPLHLANEGRFLAVVPEADRERALAVLAPAGGTWIGRVAAAGSGGPPRGRVLLRTPFGSERVLVPLSGELLPRIC; from the coding sequence GTGGCTGAGCCGGCCCCGCCCGCCACCCCCCGCATCCAGCTGGCCCACGGCGGTGGCGGCACCCTGATGCAGCAGCTGATCGACGCCGAACTGCGCCGCCTCTACGCCGACCCCGACCAGGTGCTGCACGATGCCGCCCGCCTGTCCCTGCCCAACGGCCGGCTCGCCTTCACCACCGACAGCTACGTGGTGCAGCCCCTGGAGTTCGAGGGGGGCGACATCGGCACCCTGGCGGTGACGGGCACCGCCAACGACCTGGCGATGGCTGGGGCCCGGCCTTTGGTGCTGAGCCTGGGCCTGATCCTGGAGGAGGGGCTGGAGCTGGCCGTGCTGCGTCGCATCGTGGCGTCGCTGGGGGAGGCGGCCCGGCGCTGCGGGGTGAGCATCGTCACCGGCGACACCAAGGTGGTGGAGCGGGGCAAGGGGGACGGGGCTTTCCTCAACACCAGCGGCATCGGCCTGCTGCAGGTGGACGAGCCGATCGATCCGCTGGCGATCGCCCCCGGCGACCAGCTGCTGGTGAGCGGCGACCTGGGCCGCCATGGGGTGGCGATCCTGGCCGCCCGTCACGGCCTGGATCTGCAGCCCCCCCTGGCCACGGACTGCATGCCCCTGTGGCCCGCGGTGGAGGCCCTGCTGGCGGCGGGGGTGCGGCTCCACTGCCTGCGGGATCTCACCCGGGGGGGGCTGGCCAGCGCCCTGCAGGAACTGGCGGCCCCCGGCGGGCTGGAACTGCAGGTCGAAGAGGCGTGCCTGCCGGTGGCGGAGCCGGTGCGCCGCACCTGTGAGCTGCTCGGCTTCGATCCATTGCACCTGGCCAACGAGGGTCGCTTCCTGGCGGTGGTGCCCGAGGCCGATCGGGAGCGGGCCCTGGCGGTGCTGGCGCCGGCGGGGGGGACCTGGATCGGGCGGGTGGCGGCGGCCGGCTCAGGTGGCCCCCCCCGGGGCCGGGTGCTGCTGCGCACCCCCTTCGGCAGCGAGCGGGTGCTGGTTCCCCTCAGTGGGGAATTGCTGCCGCGGATCTGCTGA
- the hypD gene encoding hydrogenase formation protein HypD: MDDPVALTAEVAAVRELAAELAAITTRPWTLMEVCGGQTHAIVRWGLDQLLPPGLRLIHGPGCPVCVTPAATIDAARSLARRPEVILCSYGDMLRVPGSAADGGPGDLLGVRAEGGDVRLLTSPLEALALARRHPDRQVVFLAVGFETTAPATALLVRQAMAAGVANLSLLAAHVRVPPAMAAILTAEGNQVQGFLAAGHVCAVMGTTELEQLVDRHRVPVVVSGFEPLDLMRGLVACVRQLERGQAQVANAYGRVVRQQGNPAARGLLASVFEAVDRPWRGFGVIPGGGLGLRAPFRRLEAGARFADLPIGPAGAPEPAGVCISGAILQGRARPMDCPAFGITCTPEHPLGAPMVSSEGACAAYHRYGRRG, translated from the coding sequence GTGGACGACCCTGTGGCGTTGACGGCGGAGGTGGCCGCCGTGCGGGAGCTGGCGGCCGAGCTGGCCGCGATCACCACCCGTCCATGGACCCTGATGGAGGTGTGCGGCGGCCAGACCCACGCCATTGTGCGCTGGGGGCTCGACCAGCTGCTCCCCCCCGGGCTGCGGCTGATCCACGGCCCCGGCTGCCCGGTCTGCGTTACGCCCGCCGCCACCATCGATGCGGCCCGCAGCCTGGCCCGCCGGCCGGAGGTGATCCTCTGCTCCTACGGCGACATGCTGCGGGTGCCGGGCAGTGCTGCCGATGGCGGGCCGGGCGATCTGCTGGGGGTGCGGGCCGAGGGGGGCGATGTGCGCCTGCTCACCTCCCCGTTGGAGGCCCTCGCCCTGGCCCGGCGCCATCCGGACCGGCAGGTGGTGTTCCTGGCGGTGGGCTTCGAGACCACGGCCCCGGCCACGGCCCTGCTGGTGCGCCAGGCGATGGCCGCCGGGGTGGCCAACCTGTCCCTGCTGGCGGCCCATGTGCGGGTGCCCCCCGCCATGGCGGCGATCCTGACGGCCGAGGGCAACCAGGTGCAGGGGTTTCTGGCGGCAGGGCACGTGTGCGCGGTGATGGGCACCACGGAGCTGGAGCAGCTGGTGGATCGGCACCGGGTGCCGGTGGTGGTGAGCGGCTTCGAGCCCCTGGATCTGATGCGGGGCCTGGTGGCCTGCGTGCGGCAATTGGAGCGGGGGCAGGCCCAGGTGGCGAATGCCTACGGCCGGGTGGTGCGGCAGCAGGGCAATCCGGCCGCCCGGGGCCTGCTGGCGTCGGTGTTTGAGGCGGTGGACCGGCCCTGGCGGGGCTTCGGCGTCATCCCGGGGGGCGGCCTGGGGCTGCGGGCGCCCTTCCGCCGCCTGGAGGCCGGGGCCCGCTTCGCCGACCTTCCGATCGGGCCGGCGGGCGCTCCGGAGCCGGCGGGCGTCTGCATCAGCGGCGCCATCCTGCAGGGGCGGGCTCGCCCCATGGACTGCCCCGCCTTCGGGATCACCTGCACCCCCGAGCATCCGCTGGGGGCGCCGATGGTGTCCTCCGAGGGGGCCTGCGCGGCCTACCACCGTTACGGCCGCCGTGGCTGA
- a CDS encoding dihydroorotate dehydrogenase-like protein: MTRPDLSVSYLGLELRSPLVVGAAAPLSEDIDQLLRLEEAGAAAVVLHSLFEEQIERDQLELHRVTLQGADSYGEALSYFPEPSIFHVGHDLYLRHLEQARSRLSVPVIASLNGAHPGQWVQVARRMESAGASALELNIYSVPTDPDLSSAAIENQVLEIVAEVRAEVSLPLAVKLSPFFTNFGAMAKRLAAAGADGLVLFNRFYQPDIDIEELEVRPNLLLSTPHDLRLPLRWIALLHGRHPVDLAATGGVHRGTDVVRLLMAGAAITQVVAALLRHGPGRLTGLEEELSQWLLEHEHATARELIGCMSQQRCPDPSEYERSQYMRAVQTFLPTDAAGATSPLWTTLWR; encoded by the coding sequence ATGACTCGTCCCGATCTCTCCGTCAGCTACCTGGGCCTGGAGCTGCGCAGCCCCCTGGTGGTGGGGGCCGCGGCCCCGCTCAGCGAGGACATCGACCAGCTGCTGCGGCTGGAGGAGGCCGGCGCCGCCGCCGTGGTGCTGCATTCGCTGTTCGAGGAGCAGATCGAGCGCGACCAGCTGGAGCTGCACCGGGTGACCCTGCAGGGTGCCGACAGTTACGGCGAGGCGCTCAGCTACTTCCCCGAGCCCTCGATCTTCCACGTGGGCCACGACCTCTACCTGCGCCACCTCGAGCAGGCCCGCTCCCGCCTGTCGGTCCCGGTGATCGCCAGCCTCAACGGCGCCCATCCAGGCCAGTGGGTGCAGGTGGCGCGGCGGATGGAGTCGGCCGGCGCCAGCGCCCTGGAGCTGAACATCTATTCGGTCCCCACCGATCCGGATCTCTCCAGCGCGGCGATCGAGAACCAGGTGCTGGAGATCGTCGCCGAGGTGCGCGCTGAGGTGTCGCTGCCCCTGGCGGTGAAGCTCAGCCCCTTCTTCACCAACTTCGGCGCCATGGCCAAGCGGCTGGCGGCCGCCGGTGCCGATGGCCTGGTGCTGTTCAACCGCTTCTACCAGCCCGACATCGACATCGAGGAACTGGAGGTGCGGCCCAACCTGCTGCTGTCCACCCCCCACGACCTGCGGCTGCCCCTGCGCTGGATCGCCCTGCTGCACGGCCGCCACCCGGTGGATCTGGCGGCCACCGGCGGCGTGCACCGCGGCACCGATGTGGTGCGGCTGCTGATGGCCGGTGCCGCCATCACCCAGGTGGTGGCCGCCCTGCTGCGCCACGGCCCCGGCCGGCTCACGGGCCTGGAGGAGGAGCTCAGCCAGTGGCTGCTGGAGCACGAGCACGCCACCGCCCGGGAGCTGATCGGCTGCATGAGCCAGCAGCGCTGCCCCGATCCCAGCGAGTACGAGCGCTCCCAGTACATGCGCGCCGTCCAGACCTTCCTGCCGACCGATGCCGCCGGGGCAACCAGCCCCTTGTGGACGACCCTGTGGCGTTGA